In a single window of the Halobaculum lipolyticum genome:
- a CDS encoding DoxX family membrane protein: MITRLLFALARLAFGAKFAKDGYENLRDRDEMVAYADSVGVPAPELLVPAASGLLLVGGVLVAAGLAPVLGVVAIATFMLGVTPQMHDFWNRDDEESRTEERDAFLRNASFLGAAIAFAVAARERRAGASDEATADDAA; the protein is encoded by the coding sequence GTGATCACTCGCCTCCTGTTCGCCCTCGCACGGCTCGCGTTCGGCGCGAAGTTCGCCAAGGACGGCTACGAGAACCTCCGCGACCGCGACGAGATGGTCGCGTACGCGGACTCCGTCGGCGTGCCGGCGCCGGAGCTGTTGGTGCCGGCCGCCAGCGGCCTGCTGCTCGTGGGCGGCGTCCTCGTCGCGGCGGGGCTGGCACCCGTCCTCGGCGTCGTCGCCATCGCGACGTTCATGCTGGGCGTGACGCCACAGATGCACGACTTCTGGAACCGAGACGACGAGGAGAGCCGGACCGAAGAGCGGGACGCGTTCCTGCGCAACGCCTCGTTCCTCGGCGCGGCGATCGCGTTCGCGGTCGCCGCCCGGGAGCGCCGCGCCGGCGCGAGCGACGAGGCGACGGCCGACGACGCCGCGTAA
- a CDS encoding 50S ribosomal protein L21e — MPSSNGPLHGTRGKLSNDPRDRGTSPPQRAIAEFDEGQKVHLNIDPSVPDGRFHPRFNGHTGTVLGKQGAAFKVEIVDGGKAKTIIVKPAHLKAQTE; from the coding sequence ATGCCGAGTTCGAACGGACCCCTTCACGGTACTCGTGGAAAGCTGTCGAACGACCCCCGCGACCGCGGCACCTCGCCGCCCCAGCGTGCGATCGCCGAGTTCGACGAGGGCCAGAAGGTCCACCTCAACATCGACCCCTCGGTCCCGGACGGGCGGTTCCACCCGCGCTTCAACGGGCACACCGGCACCGTTCTGGGCAAGCAGGGCGCCGCGTTCAAAGTCGAGATCGTCGACGGCGGCAAGGCCAAGACGATCATCGTCAAGCCCGCGCACCTGAAGGCCCAGACCGAGTGA
- a CDS encoding RNA polymerase Rpb4 family protein codes for MTIFKEKLSEEYLTVSQAKELLSKVEAERATDEDREMRYELARAVDHVNRFAFLDPDESLELVEELLELEKVDEPQAYKIADLLPRDRTEVRAVYAQERYALDGDELDAVLDVVAKYA; via the coding sequence ATGACGATCTTCAAGGAAAAGCTGTCCGAGGAGTACCTCACCGTCTCGCAGGCCAAGGAGCTGCTGAGCAAAGTCGAGGCCGAGCGCGCGACCGACGAGGACCGCGAGATGCGCTACGAGCTGGCGCGCGCGGTCGACCACGTCAACCGCTTCGCGTTCCTCGACCCCGACGAGTCGCTGGAACTCGTCGAGGAGCTGCTGGAGCTGGAGAAGGTGGACGAACCGCAGGCGTACAAGATCGCCGACCTGCTGCCGCGCGACCGGACGGAGGTCCGCGCGGTGTACGCACAGGAGCGGTACGCGCTCGACGGCGACGAACTGGACGCGGTGCTCGACGTCGTCGCCAAGTACGCGTAA
- a CDS encoding DUF655 domain-containing protein, with amino-acid sequence MNDEQDPGAADGPPDTTTEQATETTDGDADTAATSEPAAVHAYVLEYLPHGRADDDRPQHRRPAVAYGLGERDFRLFEFELTDDAEFGIDDLVQIEPETAPGIKRARRVGYDDLNRGARQELEYVVEDIVESNERRFVDFYNDAEPITLRLHQLNLLPGIGKKLRNNVLDARKRGPFESFADVSERVSGLHDPKETLVERVMEELRDDDLKYRIFVGVDAPTANKT; translated from the coding sequence ATGAACGACGAGCAGGACCCGGGTGCAGCCGACGGCCCGCCCGACACCACGACCGAGCAGGCGACGGAGACCACCGACGGCGACGCGGACACGGCGGCCACGAGCGAGCCGGCCGCCGTCCACGCGTACGTGCTGGAGTACCTCCCACACGGCCGCGCCGACGACGACCGCCCGCAGCACCGCCGTCCCGCGGTCGCGTACGGACTGGGCGAGCGAGACTTCCGGCTGTTCGAGTTCGAACTGACCGACGACGCGGAGTTCGGGATCGACGACCTCGTGCAGATCGAACCGGAGACGGCGCCGGGGATCAAGCGCGCCCGACGCGTCGGCTACGACGACCTCAACCGCGGCGCGCGCCAGGAGTTGGAGTACGTCGTCGAGGACATCGTCGAGTCGAACGAGCGACGCTTCGTCGACTTCTACAACGACGCCGAGCCGATCACCCTTCGGCTCCACCAGCTGAACCTCCTCCCCGGCATCGGGAAGAAGCTCCGCAACAACGTCCTCGACGCGCGCAAGCGCGGCCCGTTCGAGTCGTTCGCGGACGTGAGCGAGCGCGTCTCCGGACTCCACGACCCGAAGGAGACGCTCGTCGAGCGCGTCATGGAGGAGCTTCGCGACGACGACCTGAAGTACCGGATCTTCGTCGGCGTCGACGCGCCGACTGCGAACAAGACCTGA